In the Solanum pennellii chromosome 5, SPENNV200 genome, one interval contains:
- the LOC107020269 gene encoding oxysterol-binding protein-related protein 1D isoform X2, translating into MSEGSASDSDADNESRYGGDAETDEEDGAFFDTNDFLSAESLRSASYRSREGIGNACSSLTSENETITGHTREEMEVKTINYPYIKRRENLPEPKEKDKPVGLWSIIKDNIGKDLSGVCLPVYFNEPLSSLQKCFEDLEYSHLVDQALEWGKQGDDLMRILKIAAFAVSGYASTQGRQCKPFNPLLGETYEADYPDKGLHFFSEKVSHHPMVVACHCEGRGWKFWADSNLKGKFWGRSIQLDPVGVLTLQFEDGETFQWSKVTTSIYNIIIGKIYCDHYGAMRIKGSGKYSCKLKFKEQSIIDRNPHQVHGFVQDNRTGEKVAMLLGKWDEAMYYVLGDPTTKPKGYDPMTEAILLWERDKSTPKTRYNLTPFAISLNELTPGLREKLPPTDSRLRPDQRHLENGEYELANAEKLRLEQLQRQARKLQERGWRPRWFSKDEDGCYRYVGGYWEAKEKHNWEGISDIFGHTSDPSPVIEEFAC; encoded by the exons ATGTCTGAAGGTAGTGCTAGTGACTCTGATGCTGACAATGAAAGCCGATATGGAGGAGATGCTGAAACAGATGAAGAAGATGGTGCATTTTTTGATACTAATGATTTTCTGTCTGCTGAATCTCTTAGAAGTGCTTCTTATCGCAGTAGAGAGGGTATTGGAAATGCTTGTAGCTCATTAACTTCTGAGAATGAGACCATTACTGGTCATACAAGGGAGGAGATGGAAGTAAAGACAATCAATTATCCCTATatcaaaagaagggaaaatctaCCAGAACCAAAGGAAAAAGATAAGCCTGTTGGTTTGTGGTCAATAATCAAGGATAATATTGGGAAAGACCTGTCTGGTGTGTGCCTTCCTGTGTACTTCAATGAGCCACTATCTTCACTGCAGAAATGCTTTGAAGATTTGGAGTACTCACACCTGGTTGATCAAGCACTGGAGTGGGGAAAGCAG GGAGATGATCTGATGAGAATCCTTAAGATTGCAGCTTTTGCTGTATCTGGTTATGCATCAACTCAGGGCAGACAATGCAAACCTTTTAATCCTCTCCTTGGTGAAACCTACGAGGCTGATTATCCTGACAAGGGTCTACACTTCTTTTCTGAAAAA GTTAGTCATCACCCCATGGTTGTTGCTTGCCACTGTGAGGGCAGAGGGTGGAAATTCTGGGCAGATTCTAATCTCAAAGGGAAGTTTTGGGGACGCTCAATCCAACTTGATCCTGTGGGGGTTCTAACCCTGCAATTTGAAGATGGTGAGACATTTCAGTGGAGCAAGGTTACTACTTCTATATACAACATAATAATTGGTAAAATCTATTGTGACCATTATGGCGCTATGCGGATCAAAGGCAGTGGTAAATATTCATGCAAGCTCAAATTCAAGGAGCAGTCTATTATTGATCGAAATCCTCATCAG GTTCATGGATTTGTGCAAGACAACAGGACAGGAGAAAAAGTGGCCATGTTATTGGGGAAGTGGGATGAAGCAATGTATTATGTGTTGGGAGATCCAACTACAAAGCCAAAGGGTTATGATCCCATGACTGAAGCCATATTGTTGTGGGAGAGGGACAAATCTACTCCCAAAACAAGATACAACCTCACACCTTTTGCAATATCTTTAAATGAATTGACACCTGGGTTAAGAGAGAAGCTTCCACCAACTGACTCAAGGCTGAGGCCTGATCAGCGCCACTTAGAGAATGGGGAGTATGAGCTGGCTAATGCAGAGAAGCTTAGGCTTGAACAGTTGCAGAGACAG GCAAGGAAACTACAGGAGAGGGGTTGGAGACCAAGATGGTTTAGCAAGGATGAGGATGGTTGTTATCGTTATGTGGGTGGATATTGGGAAGCAAAGGAGAAACATAATTGGGAAGGTATCTCTGATATATTTGGGCATACAAGTGATCCTTCTCCAGTAATCGAAGAGTTTGCCTGTTAA
- the LOC107020270 gene encoding cleavage and polyadenylation specificity factor subunit 6: MDPTADEQLDYGDEEYGGSHKMQYHGSGTIPALAEDEMLGEDDEYDDLYNDVNIGEGFLQLQRSEVPVPSVDAGNGSFQVQKDSFPASRAGGLGSEEAKIPGIATEEKYAGTEVQFPQQKGGPLVERETERPADAAQKARPSALTMNLNSQVGNSGYQGSMPMPQKIGADPMAMPEINTSEATPLVNSAVAGPRVVPHMPTNQLNSSGNVNMNNPVISETPFRPSLENGNTMLFVGELHWWTTDAELESVLTQYGNVKEIKFFDERASGKSKGYCQVEFFDPASAAACKEGMNGYNFNGRPCVVAFATAQTIKQMGSSYANKTQNQVQSQPQGRRPMNEGVGRGGPNYTPGDAGRNFGRGSWGRGGPGMPNRGPGGGPVRGRGAMGSKNMMVNPGAGNGAGGAFGQGLAGPAFGGPPPGLMHPQGMMGPGFDPSFMGRGAGYGGFSGPAFPGMMPPFPAVNPMGLPGVAPHVNPAFFGRGMAANGMGMMGTAGMDGPHPGMWTDTSGGGWGGEEHGRRTRESSYGGEDNASEYGYGEVSHDKGARSSAVSREKERGSERDWSGNSDRRHRDEREHDRDRHDKEHRYREERDGYRDYRQKERESEYEEEYDRGQSSSRSRSKSRAAQEENHRSRSRDTNYGKRRRGPSE, encoded by the coding sequence ATGGATCCAACAGCAGATGAGCAGTTGGACTATGGTGATGAGGAATATGGAGGAAGCCACAAGATGCAGTACCATGGAAGTGGGACAATTCCTGCACTAGCAGAGGATGAAATGCTGGGTGaagatgatgaatatgatgatcTTTACAATGATGTTAACATTGGGGAAGGTTTCCTACAGCTGCAGCGGTCAGAGGTTCCAGTTCCTTCTGTTGATGCGGGAAATGGGAGTTTTCAAGTTCAGAAAGATAGTTTTCCTGCCTCAAGGGCTGGTGGTTTAGGATCAGAGGAGGCGAAAATCCCTGGTATTGCAACAGAAGAGAAGTATGCTGGCACTGAAGTCCAATTTCCCCAGCAAAAGGGTGGGCCTTTAGTTGAAAGGGAAACTGAACGACCTGCTGATGCTGCACAAAAAGCAAGGCCTTCAGCACTTACCATGAATCTCAATTCTCAAGTGGGGAACTCTGGTTACCAAGGATCCATGCCAATGCCCCAGAAAATTGGTGCTGATCCTATGGCTATGCCAGAAATAAATACCAGTGAAGCTACACCATTGGTGAATTCTGCTGTGGCTGGACCAAGAGTTGTTCCGCACATGCCAACTAATCAATTGAACTCAAGTGGGAATGTTAACATGAATAATCCAGTTATTAGTGAGACTCCTTTTAGGCCATCTCTGGAGAATGGTAACACCATGCTCTTTGTTGGAGAATTGCACTGGTGGACTACTGATGCTGAGCTTGAGAGTGTGCTAACTCAATATGGGAATGTAAAGGAGATCAAATTCTTTGATGAGAGAGCTAGTGGCAAGTCTAAAGGCTATTGTCAAGTTGAGTTTTTTGACCCAGCTTCTGCAGCTGCTTGCAAAGAAGGAATGAATGGTTATAACTTCAATGGGCGACCCTGTGTTGTCGCATTTGCAACTGCACAAACTATAAAACAGATGGGTTCCTCATATGCGAACAAAACTCAAAACCAGGTGCAGTCTCAACCACAGGGGCGGAGACCCATGAATGAGGGAGTCGGTAGAGGTGGGCCAAATTACACCCCTGGAGATgctgggaggaatttcggaagAGGTAGTTGGGGGCGTGGAGGGCCGGGGATGCCTAACAGAGGACCTGGGGGTGGACCAGTGAGGGGAAGAGGAGCCATGGGATCGAAGAATATGATGGTGAATCCTGGAGCTGGCAATGGTGCTGGTGGAGCTTTTGGACAAGGACTTGCAGGTCCAGCATTTGGTGGTCCTCCTCCAGGTCTAATGCATCCCCAGGGCATGATGGGTCCTGGTTTTGATCCCAGTTTTATGGGTCGAGGAGCTGGTTATGGAGGATTTTCAGGTCCTGCATTTCCGGGGATGATGCCTCCATTTCCTGCTGTTAATCCTATGGGCCTTCCTGGAGTGGCTCCTCATGTCAACCCTGCATTCTTTGGTCGAGGAATGGCTGCAAATGGAATGGGAATGATGGGTACAGCTGGGATGGATGGGCCTCATCCAGGAATGTGGACTGACACAAGCGGGGGCGGATGGGGAGGAGAAGAACATGGCAGGAGAACTAGAGAGTCCAGTTATGGGGGTGAAGATAATGCATCAGAGTATGGCTATGGAGAGGTTAGCCATGATAAAGGAGCCAGGTCAAGTGCTGTGTCCAGGGAAAAGGAACGGGGTTCTGAGCGTGACTGGTCAGGCAACTCTGACAGGCGGCATCGTGATGAAAGAGAACATGACAGAGATAGGCATGATAAGGAGCACAGATACAGGGAAGAAAGGGATGGTTACCGGGACTATCGTCAAAAGGAGCGTGAATCAGAGTATGAGGAGGAGTATGACCGTGGACAGTCTTCTTCAAGATCCCGTAGCAAATCCCGAGCAGCTCAGGAGGAAAATCATAGGTCTAGATCAAGAGACACAAATTATGGGAAACGTAGACGCGGACCTTCTGAATGA
- the LOC107020269 gene encoding oxysterol-binding protein-related protein 1D isoform X1 yields the protein MNPLCCIAPVSIDRDKGNPAVVKSQSVTQSQLGFDNNVGVKPVSFSLRQSFTNAQVNTDSDLGLVNENEENGNDSKEFKGSVSVAGVLYKWVNYGKGWRARWFVLEDGVLSYYKVHGPDKIAMSPGKEKGLKVIGDESWRYMRKANVNNNRLNGSNKWKPFGEIHLKVSSVRASKSDDKRLSIFTGTKTLHLRCQSREDRTTWIEALGVAKDQFPRLLSSGDFASSEDFIVSTEKLRSRLVQEGMGEAVIKDCESIMLHEVAELQNQMKALQLKHVMLLDTLRQLETDKIELETTVVDETKERDSCCGQGRRFSDFYSIMSEGSASDSDADNESRYGGDAETDEEDGAFFDTNDFLSAESLRSASYRSREGIGNACSSLTSENETITGHTREEMEVKTINYPYIKRRENLPEPKEKDKPVGLWSIIKDNIGKDLSGVCLPVYFNEPLSSLQKCFEDLEYSHLVDQALEWGKQGDDLMRILKIAAFAVSGYASTQGRQCKPFNPLLGETYEADYPDKGLHFFSEKVSHHPMVVACHCEGRGWKFWADSNLKGKFWGRSIQLDPVGVLTLQFEDGETFQWSKVTTSIYNIIIGKIYCDHYGAMRIKGSGKYSCKLKFKEQSIIDRNPHQVHGFVQDNRTGEKVAMLLGKWDEAMYYVLGDPTTKPKGYDPMTEAILLWERDKSTPKTRYNLTPFAISLNELTPGLREKLPPTDSRLRPDQRHLENGEYELANAEKLRLEQLQRQARKLQERGWRPRWFSKDEDGCYRYVGGYWEAKEKHNWEGISDIFGHTSDPSPVIEEFAC from the exons aTGAATCCACTGTGTTGCATTGCGCCGGTATCGATCGACCGTGATAAAGGAAATCCGGCGGTGGTGAAGTCACAATCCGTGACGCAAAGTCAGTTAGGGTTTGATAACAATGTGGGTGTGAAGCCGGTGAGTTTCAGCTTGAGGCAGAGTTTTACAAATGCACAAGTGAATACGGATTCGGATTTGGGTTTGGTGaatgaaaatgaggaaaatGGGAATGATTCGAAAGAATTTAAAGGAAGTGTTAGTGTAGCTGGAGTGTTATATAAATGGGTGAACTATGGTAAAGGATGGCGTGCGAGATGGTTTGTGCTTGAAGATGGGGTGTTGTCGTATTACAAAGTTCATGGACCGGATAAAATTGCTATGAGTCCAGGGAAAGAAAAGGGGTTGAAGGTTATTGGGGATGAGTCTTGGAGGTATATGAGGAAGGCTAATGTGAACAATAATCGACTGAATGGATCTAACAAGTGGAAGCCGTTTGGGGAAATACATTTGAAG GTCTCGTCAGTTCGGGCAAGCAAGTCAGATGACAAAAGGCTTTCTATATTCACGGGAACAAAGACACTCCATTTGCGATGTCAATCAAGAGAAGATAGGACCACATGGATTGAGGCTCTTGGGGTTGCTAAAGATCAGTTCCCTAGGCTGTTGTCAAGTGGTGATTTTGCATCTTCAGAAGATTTTATTGTTTCAACAGAGAAGCTACGATCAAGATTGGTGCAGGAAGGAATGGGTGAGGCAGTGATAAAAGATTGTGAATCTATCATGCTACATGAGGTTGCTGAGCTACAAAATCAGATGAAGGCTCTTCAACTTAAGCATGTCATGCTTCTGGACACTCTAAGACAACTAGAG ACGGATAAAATTGAGCTGGAAACGACTGTTGTTGATGAAACAAAAGAACGAGATTCATGTTGTGGGCAAGGTCGAAGATTTAGTG ATTTTTATTCCATTATGTCTGAAGGTAGTGCTAGTGACTCTGATGCTGACAATGAAAGCCGATATGGAGGAGATGCTGAAACAGATGAAGAAGATGGTGCATTTTTTGATACTAATGATTTTCTGTCTGCTGAATCTCTTAGAAGTGCTTCTTATCGCAGTAGAGAGGGTATTGGAAATGCTTGTAGCTCATTAACTTCTGAGAATGAGACCATTACTGGTCATACAAGGGAGGAGATGGAAGTAAAGACAATCAATTATCCCTATatcaaaagaagggaaaatctaCCAGAACCAAAGGAAAAAGATAAGCCTGTTGGTTTGTGGTCAATAATCAAGGATAATATTGGGAAAGACCTGTCTGGTGTGTGCCTTCCTGTGTACTTCAATGAGCCACTATCTTCACTGCAGAAATGCTTTGAAGATTTGGAGTACTCACACCTGGTTGATCAAGCACTGGAGTGGGGAAAGCAG GGAGATGATCTGATGAGAATCCTTAAGATTGCAGCTTTTGCTGTATCTGGTTATGCATCAACTCAGGGCAGACAATGCAAACCTTTTAATCCTCTCCTTGGTGAAACCTACGAGGCTGATTATCCTGACAAGGGTCTACACTTCTTTTCTGAAAAA GTTAGTCATCACCCCATGGTTGTTGCTTGCCACTGTGAGGGCAGAGGGTGGAAATTCTGGGCAGATTCTAATCTCAAAGGGAAGTTTTGGGGACGCTCAATCCAACTTGATCCTGTGGGGGTTCTAACCCTGCAATTTGAAGATGGTGAGACATTTCAGTGGAGCAAGGTTACTACTTCTATATACAACATAATAATTGGTAAAATCTATTGTGACCATTATGGCGCTATGCGGATCAAAGGCAGTGGTAAATATTCATGCAAGCTCAAATTCAAGGAGCAGTCTATTATTGATCGAAATCCTCATCAG GTTCATGGATTTGTGCAAGACAACAGGACAGGAGAAAAAGTGGCCATGTTATTGGGGAAGTGGGATGAAGCAATGTATTATGTGTTGGGAGATCCAACTACAAAGCCAAAGGGTTATGATCCCATGACTGAAGCCATATTGTTGTGGGAGAGGGACAAATCTACTCCCAAAACAAGATACAACCTCACACCTTTTGCAATATCTTTAAATGAATTGACACCTGGGTTAAGAGAGAAGCTTCCACCAACTGACTCAAGGCTGAGGCCTGATCAGCGCCACTTAGAGAATGGGGAGTATGAGCTGGCTAATGCAGAGAAGCTTAGGCTTGAACAGTTGCAGAGACAG GCAAGGAAACTACAGGAGAGGGGTTGGAGACCAAGATGGTTTAGCAAGGATGAGGATGGTTGTTATCGTTATGTGGGTGGATATTGGGAAGCAAAGGAGAAACATAATTGGGAAGGTATCTCTGATATATTTGGGCATACAAGTGATCCTTCTCCAGTAATCGAAGAGTTTGCCTGTTAA